A window of Candidatus Vicinibacter proximus contains these coding sequences:
- a CDS encoding segregation/condensation protein A, translating into MSYTIKLEQFEGPFDLLLFFIERDELDIHDIPIAKITEDFLDFIRHCQTLNLDLASEFILVAATLIRIKAKMLIPRKELDENNVEIDPRSELIQKLLEYKAVKDVISELSNMEDNQSLKLPRGNIQKEFELLSQKALVDAEWETLSLFNLLKVFQKVVERFNKPTSVIHKIFNYEYQISDQQNRIFASLKTKGRIDFVEVFETCENRIHAIVTFLAMLELINLQQLKIIKGEGPNQFWLEENNEEDHIISENISDEDQDSDAEDVSEISE; encoded by the coding sequence ATGAGCTATACCATTAAATTAGAGCAGTTTGAAGGTCCATTTGACCTCTTGCTGTTTTTTATTGAAAGGGACGAGCTTGACATCCACGATATCCCTATTGCAAAAATCACGGAAGATTTTTTGGACTTCATCCGTCATTGCCAAACGCTAAATCTGGATTTGGCCAGCGAATTTATCCTTGTCGCAGCTACCTTAATCAGAATCAAAGCCAAAATGCTGATTCCTCGTAAGGAGCTGGACGAAAACAATGTTGAAATCGATCCTAGGTCTGAACTGATTCAAAAGCTTCTCGAATACAAGGCTGTTAAGGATGTTATATCGGAACTTTCGAATATGGAAGATAACCAGTCCCTTAAATTACCACGGGGAAATATTCAAAAGGAATTTGAGCTTCTTTCACAGAAGGCATTGGTGGATGCAGAATGGGAAACGCTAAGTTTGTTTAACCTATTAAAAGTATTCCAGAAAGTTGTAGAAAGATTCAATAAACCAACATCTGTAATACACAAAATATTTAATTACGAATACCAGATATCGGATCAGCAGAACAGAATTTTTGCCAGCCTAAAAACAAAAGGACGAATTGATTTTGTCGAAGTATTTGAAACTTGTGAAAATAGAATTCATGCCATAGTTACTTTTCTGGCCATGCTGGAATTGATCAATCTTCAGCAACTTAAAATTATTAAGGGTGAAGGACCTAATCAATTTTGGTTGGAAGAAAATAATGAAGAAGATCATATCATTTCGGAAAATATTTCGGATGAAGATCAGGATTCTGATGCAGAAGATGTATCGGAAATCAGCGAGTAA
- a CDS encoding glycosyltransferase family 4 protein, with product MRIAINARFLIQGKMEGIGWYSHELIRYMVHQHPEHEFHLIFDRPFSSDFIFDKNVRGYVLNPPARHPFLWWIWFEFSLPLLLKKIKPDIFLSPDGYCSLTTSIPQVMITHDLAFCHFPKQVPLLVKLFYTHFVPRYIKKAIHVFAVSNATKKDITEQYKTLPSKISIAYNGCREEFKPLTEQQINLTRNEISMGKPYILFVGAMHPRKNVHHLIMGFDWFKENTSSDYKLVLVGRKAWLTKEIEQAYTNSPHQSDIIFLPYLNKEKLVKVTGSAWSAAAPSYLEGFGVPVLEALFCDVPVLISDRFSLPEVAGPGGLLFNPDDPQSIGQAMMKLYHETDHSERINLGRIHRQKFSWAQTAKNVFEKIQELTTKRSGN from the coding sequence ATGAGAATCGCTATAAATGCAAGATTTTTGATCCAGGGCAAAATGGAGGGGATCGGCTGGTACAGTCATGAACTGATCCGTTATATGGTCCATCAACACCCCGAACATGAGTTCCATTTGATTTTTGACAGACCTTTTTCTTCCGATTTTATTTTTGATAAAAATGTCCGGGGATATGTACTTAATCCGCCTGCCAGACATCCATTTCTTTGGTGGATTTGGTTTGAATTTTCACTTCCTCTTTTACTCAAAAAAATCAAACCGGATATTTTTCTAAGCCCTGACGGTTATTGCAGTTTGACCACTTCTATTCCGCAAGTTATGATTACACACGATCTTGCATTTTGCCATTTTCCCAAGCAAGTACCTCTATTGGTTAAGTTATTTTACACACATTTTGTGCCCCGTTACATCAAGAAGGCTATTCATGTTTTCGCCGTTTCAAATGCCACAAAAAAAGACATTACTGAACAATATAAAACGCTCCCTTCTAAAATTTCCATAGCATATAATGGTTGCAGGGAAGAATTCAAACCTCTGACTGAGCAACAAATAAATCTTACCCGCAATGAAATTAGTATGGGAAAACCATACATACTATTTGTTGGCGCCATGCATCCTCGCAAAAATGTACATCACCTAATCATGGGTTTTGACTGGTTCAAGGAAAATACTTCATCAGATTATAAATTGGTACTGGTGGGTCGAAAGGCATGGCTGACAAAAGAAATAGAACAGGCCTATACGAACTCCCCACATCAGTCAGATATTATTTTTCTTCCCTATCTGAACAAAGAGAAACTTGTTAAGGTAACCGGATCTGCCTGGTCGGCCGCAGCTCCTTCTTATTTGGAAGGTTTTGGTGTACCCGTTTTGGAAGCGTTGTTTTGTGATGTCCCTGTACTGATTTCGGATAGATTTTCTTTACCCGAGGTAGCCGGACCCGGGGGCTTACTTTTCAATCCGGATGATCCCCAATCCATAGGACAGGCAATGATGAAATTATACCATGAAACAGATCACTCTGAGCGCATCAATCTAGGCCGAATACATCGCCAAAAATTCTCCTGGGCGCAAACTGCAAAAAATGTTTTTGAAAAAATTCAGGAATTAACTACTAAACGGTCTGGAAATTAA
- a CDS encoding SAM-dependent methyltransferase: protein MHKACLHLIPFPLTGAPISQMSQEAMEAAKLLDCFLAERTKTARHFIKALGHPLPQSAIEVVEIGEKDLVNNFNWLLEKINSGHSVGVVSEAGMPCIADPGTELVKFAHKHGIKVVPHAGPNSMMMALMSSGFSGQQYQFHGYLPAKKELLRESLIKLGQNALNSPISHIFMETPYRNKQMFQIAFSVLPQSLDLCIATGMGTSDEVIKTMNVKLWKTENLEVFTDKPSIFILSKP, encoded by the coding sequence ATGCATAAAGCCTGTCTCCATTTGATCCCATTTCCCCTGACTGGGGCACCAATCAGCCAGATGTCTCAGGAGGCTATGGAAGCTGCCAAATTGCTGGATTGTTTCCTGGCAGAACGCACTAAAACGGCCAGACATTTTATAAAAGCCCTGGGGCACCCTTTGCCACAGTCAGCCATCGAAGTAGTCGAGATAGGTGAGAAGGATCTTGTGAATAATTTCAACTGGCTTCTTGAGAAAATAAATTCAGGCCATTCTGTCGGCGTAGTGTCCGAGGCAGGAATGCCCTGCATTGCAGACCCCGGAACAGAGTTGGTAAAATTTGCACACAAGCATGGGATAAAGGTTGTCCCACATGCAGGACCAAATAGTATGATGATGGCCCTGATGTCTTCAGGATTCTCAGGTCAACAGTATCAATTTCATGGCTACCTTCCGGCAAAAAAGGAATTGCTTAGAGAAAGTTTGATCAAATTGGGACAGAACGCACTGAATTCTCCGATAAGTCATATTTTTATGGAAACGCCTTACCGGAACAAACAGATGTTTCAGATTGCTTTTTCTGTCTTGCCACAGAGCCTGGACCTATGTATTGCAACAGGAATGGGCACTTCCGATGAAGTAATAAAAACCATGAATGTTAAATTGTGGAAGACAGAAAACCTCGAAGTTTTTACGGATAAGCCGTCGATTTTTATTCTTTCAAAGCCTTAG